The genomic interval GGCCTTGGGCCCGGATGTACCCCAGCGCCTACCTGCTCAGTCTCTTCGACAAAAACGACAAGCGGCTGAAAGCCTGGTACAAGACGCACTGGGTCTACGACGCGCCCGAGGAAGGACTGCCGCCGGGCCGCCAGGTGGGCGACACGGTGCGCACCTCCGACTTTAACCCGCCGCCGGATTCGCTGCTTTACCTGCATCCGGCCTGCAAAAAGTACTGGGAGTACGGATCGACGCGCACGATCAACCAGGCCGACTCCTACAAGGGCATCATTCGCTATCGCCTGGCCGAAACCTACCTGATCGCCGCCGAAGCCTACATGCGCCTGGGCGATCAGGCCAAAGCGCTCGAATACATTAACCCGCTGAGGCGGCGGGCCGGTGTGCCCGACCTGACCGAACTCAACGAGGACATTCTGCTCGAGGAGCATGCCCGCGAACTGGCCTTCGAGGGGGATCGCTGGTTCACACTCAAACGCATGGGACGCCTGGTGCAGCACGTGCGCCTGTACAACCCGCAGGCCGCTCCGAACATCCGGGAATGCCATGTAAACATGCCCATTCCGCAGGAATTTGTGGACCTGACGGGCTTCCCGCAGAATGACTGCTATCGCTGAGCGATTGTAGCGCGCGACAGGACGGGGTACCGCTCGAAGCGCCGACTTCGGGTGGTACCCCGTCCTGCTATCTCTGACAAACAATGGGGCTTATTTTACCCCGTACCCTTCGGGACCATTTTGCAACAGCACCATGTATCGGTTGATTTTATGGATCCTTCTGCTGGCAGGCATTGGCTTCTGGAGCCGGCCGGGTCTGGCGGAAGACGGCTATCAGCTCTGGTTGCGCTACGTGCGCATCGAGGATGAAGCGCTCCGACAACGCTACCTGCAACAGTTCCGAGCGCTTCACCTGGAGGCCACCTCGCCTACGCTCGAAATCGTTCAGGAGGAGCTCCGGCGCGGCCTGCAGGGATTGCTCGGCACGTCGATTCCATCGGTGGACCGGGTCGAAGAAGGGGTGCTGCTGGTCGGCACACCGGCTTCTTGCCCGACCATCGCGGCGCTGGGGCTGGAGGCGGAGCTGCAGGCGCTAAGCGACGAAGGGTTCCTGCTCCGAACCATGACGGTAGAAGGACACCGCGCCACGGTACTGGCCGCTGCAAGCGATGTGGGCGTGCTCTACGGAGCTTTTCATCTGCTGCGCCTGCTTCAGACGCACCGGCCGATCGATTCGCTGAATGTTCGCGAAGCGCCCCGCGTGCGGCTGCGCGTGCTCAACCACTGGGACAACCTCGATCGCACCGTCGAACGCGGCTATGCCGGCTTTTCGCTCTGGGACTGGTTCAAACTCCCGGACTACATCGACCCGCGCTACCGCGACTATGCCCGCGCCAACGCTTCGCTGGGCATCAACGGCACGGTGCTGACCAACGTCAACGCCGACGCGCGGGTGCTTTTGCCGGAATTTCTGGAAAAGGTGGCGGCGCTGGCCGACATCTTCCGGCCCTACGGTATCCGGGTGTACCTGACGGCGCGCTTCAGTGCTCCTATCGAAATCGGGGGACTCGACACGGCCGATCCGCTCGATCCCGACGTCCGGGCCTGGTGGCGGGAAAAGGTGGCGGAAATCTATCGCTACATTCCGGACTTCGGGGGCTTTCTGGTGAAGGCCAACTCCGAAGGCCAGCCGGGGCCCCAGGATTACGGCCGCACGCACGCCGACGGGGCCAACATGCTGGCCGAAGCGCTCGCGCCCTACGGCGGCGTGGTCATGTGGCGGGCGTTCGTCTACGCACCGGAGGCCGAAGACCGGGTCAAGCAGGCCTACGACGAATTTGTGCCGCTGGACGGACAGTTTCGCGAAAACGTACTGATTCAGGTCAAAAACGGGCCGCTCGATTTCCAGCCGCGCGAGCCGTTTCATCCGCTTTTCGGCGCCATGCCGCGGACGCCGCTCATGATGGAATTCCAGATCACCAAAGAATACCTGGGCTTCTCGACGCACCTGGCCTATCTGGGAACGCTGTGGGAAGAGGTCCTGCAGGCCGACACGTACGCCCGGGGCGAGGGCTCGACGGTGGCCCGCGTGATCGACGGCAGCCTCTTCGGCCACGAGCTGACCGGCATGGCCGGCGTGGCCAACATCGGCACCGACCGCAACTGGTGCGGCAGCATCTTCGATCAGGCCAACTGGTATGCCTTCGGGCGCCTGGCGTGGAATCCGGACCTGCGGGCCGACTCGATTGCCGAGGAGTGGATCCGCATGACCTTCACGAACGACCCGCGCTTCGTCGCACCGGTCAAACAGATGATGCTTGAGTCGCGCGAGGCCGTCGTCAACTACATGACGCCGCTTGGACTAGCCCACCTGATGGGTCCCGGCCACCATTACGGCCCGGCGCCCTGGTTCGATCAGGCGCCACGTCCCGACTGGAACAACACCTATTACCACCGGGCCGACACGCTGGGTATCGGCTTTGACCGGACGGCAACAGGCAGCAACGCAGTGGCCCAGTACTTTTCACCCCTGCGGGAAATTTTTGGCAGCCTGGAGCGCTGTCCGGAAAAATATCTGCTGTGGTTTCATCACGTGCCGTGGGACTACCGAATGCGCTCCGGTCGCACGCTCTGGGAGGAGCTGGTCGATCACTACTACCGGGGCGTCGAGACGGTCCGGCGCTGGCAGTCGCTCTGGAAGTCGCTCCGGGCGTTTGTCGATCCGGAGCGCTTCGAGCAGATCGCCATGTTTCTGCGCATTCAGGAAAAAGAAGCCGTCTGGTGGCGCGATGCCTGCGTGCTGTATTTCCAGACGTTCAGCCGGCGCCCGATTCCGGCCGGCTACGAGCAGCCCGCCCACACGCTGGACTACTACGTCGAACTGCAACGCAAACTTCAACGATTCCCCATGCCGGGGCACTGGGTCGGACGATAGGGAATTGTCCGAGTCGATGTGTCTCAGACAGTGAACGCCTGTTCTAATCGGCCCGCCTTACCGATGCGTTTGGGAATTGTCTTCCTGTTGCTGCTCTGGAGCTGCGCCGCATGGGCGCAGGAGCGACCGGCGTATCTGGACCCGACGCTTCCCATCGAAGTGCGCGTCGAGGACCTGCTCGGCCGCATGACGCTCGAAGAAAAAGTCGCCC from Rhodothermus marinus carries:
- a CDS encoding alpha-glucuronidase family glycosyl hydrolase, yielding MYRLILWILLLAGIGFWSRPGLAEDGYQLWLRYVRIEDEALRQRYLQQFRALHLEATSPTLEIVQEELRRGLQGLLGTSIPSVDRVEEGVLLVGTPASCPTIAALGLEAELQALSDEGFLLRTMTVEGHRATVLAAASDVGVLYGAFHLLRLLQTHRPIDSLNVREAPRVRLRVLNHWDNLDRTVERGYAGFSLWDWFKLPDYIDPRYRDYARANASLGINGTVLTNVNADARVLLPEFLEKVAALADIFRPYGIRVYLTARFSAPIEIGGLDTADPLDPDVRAWWREKVAEIYRYIPDFGGFLVKANSEGQPGPQDYGRTHADGANMLAEALAPYGGVVMWRAFVYAPEAEDRVKQAYDEFVPLDGQFRENVLIQVKNGPLDFQPREPFHPLFGAMPRTPLMMEFQITKEYLGFSTHLAYLGTLWEEVLQADTYARGEGSTVARVIDGSLFGHELTGMAGVANIGTDRNWCGSIFDQANWYAFGRLAWNPDLRADSIAEEWIRMTFTNDPRFVAPVKQMMLESREAVVNYMTPLGLAHLMGPGHHYGPAPWFDQAPRPDWNNTYYHRADTLGIGFDRTATGSNAVAQYFSPLREIFGSLERCPEKYLLWFHHVPWDYRMRSGRTLWEELVDHYYRGVETVRRWQSLWKSLRAFVDPERFEQIAMFLRIQEKEAVWWRDACVLYFQTFSRRPIPAGYEQPAHTLDYYVELQRKLQRFPMPGHWVGR